One window of the Cryptomeria japonica chromosome 7, Sugi_1.0, whole genome shotgun sequence genome contains the following:
- the LOC131856731 gene encoding uncharacterized protein LOC131856731 yields MVPDISEKRIIYLFLDGLEDPIKGLVKAFSPSTLQEAIKRSLQLETYMPKKPVTNQKPPNLWQHKGNFQKKTFSPPPAKNVTNTTNKKVDEETKSELRRKKLCFTCREPWVPGHRCLGKGQVHYIEVALDSDSDEHGEFHDTKEEEEEEKEKEISKGGTFAALSGVPRYHPFRIRGVLAGQRIIVLLNSGATHNFIDEGFAIKRGLKAEDFEGFNVTVADGFTMPCTRVVKQLKMTLGDYELCDDFYVVAIGETDIVLGVQWLHSIGGYYMNHQTMEFKFQSNGKEVHLRGLSNGAPRVVTAKRMERTFRRGHVAWAAGIIIHLMSPSKGQNRGFEHVIELEQGAKPVITTPYHHPGGYKEEIEKTIKELLDMGFIRPSSSPFESSVVLVKKKDGYHQIRMRKEDVEKTAFRCHYGHFEFLVMPFGLTNAPTTFQSCVNKIEMAQKTFDKLKEVMSSCPVLAIPDFSLPFVVECDASGEGIGAILTQKGHPIAFESRKLNQLERGYSIYDKEMLAIMHALDKFRQYLVIGQQVMVSTELPPLDDDGKLVLIPKEVFDTRERRLRNRNIIEHLVKWKGLPLEDATWEGVEILEHPNLHVAFSKQFKLITFPMAVSNFAVKIEWNKCVGS; encoded by the exons TCTTGAGGATCCAATTAAGGGCTTGGTTAAAGCTTTCTCACCCTCAACTTTACAGGAAGCTATCAAAAGAAGTTTGCAGCTTGAAACTTACATGCCTAAGAAACCAGTGACAAATCAAAAGCCTCCAAATCTTTGGCAACATAAGGGAAATTTTCAGAAAAAGACTTTTTCACCACCACCAGCAAAGAATGTGACAAATACAACAAACAAGAAGGTAGATGAAGAGACTAAGAGTGAACTTCGAAGGAAAAAGCTTTGTTTCACCTGTAGGGAGCCATGGGTTCCAGGACATAGGTGTTTGGGAAAAGGTCAAGTGCACTATATTGAGGTTGCTTTAGACTCTGATTCAGATGAGCATGGAGAATTTCATGACactaaggaagaagaagaagaagagaaagaaaaagaaatcagcaAGGGTGGCACTTTCGCAGCATTATCAGGAGTCCCGAGATATCATCCTTTCCGCATCCGAGGGGTATTAGCAGGGCAAAGGATCATAGTCCTTCTAAATAGTGGGGCAACTCACAATTTTATAGATGAGGGGTTTGCCATAAAAAGAGGACTTAAAGCAGAAGATTTTGAAGGGTTCAATGTTACTGTAGCTGATGGATTCACTATGCCTTGCACACGTGTGGTAAAGCAACTCAAGATGACTTTGGGAGACTATGAGCTTTGTGATGACTTCTATGTTGTTGCAATTGGAGAAACAGATATTGTATTGGGTGTTCAATGGTTACACTCTATTGGGGGCTATTACATGAACCATCAAACAATGGAGTTCAAGTTTCAGTCCAATGGGAAAGAAGTCCATTTAAGGGGCTTATCAAATGGAGCACCCAGGGTGGTCACTGCAAAGAGGATGGAGAGGACCTTTCGAAGAGGACATGTAGCATGGGCAGCAGGAATCATAATCCATCTCATGAGCCCTTCCAAGGGACAAA ATAGGGGATTTGAGCATGTTATAGAATTAGAACAAGGTGCAAAACCTGTTATAACTACTCCATATCACCATCCAGGGGGTTATAAAGAGGAAATAGAAAAGACTATTAAGGAACTCTTGGACATGGGATTCATAAGGCCAAGCTCTAGCCCATTTGAATCTTCTGTGGTACTTGTGAAGAAAAAGGATG GTTACCATCAGATTCGCATGAGGAAGGAAGATGTGGAAAAGACTGCTTTTAGATGTCACTATGGGCACTTTGAATTTCTTGTTATGCCCTTTGGTCTTACTAATGCACCAACAACATTCCAATCTTGTGTGAATAAG ATAGAAATGGCACAGAAAACATTTGATAAACTTAAGGAGGTGATGAGTTCATGCCCCGTACTTGCAATTCCAGATTTCTCGTTACcttttgttgttgaatgtgatgctTCTGGAGAAGGTATAGGAGCTATCCTAACTCAAAAGGGACATCCAATAGCATTTGAGAGCAGAAAATTGAATCAACTAGAAAGAGGGTATtccatctatgacaaggaaatgctagctatcatgCATGCACTTGACAAATTCAGACAATATTTG GTTATTGGACAGCAGGTCATGGTATCTACAGAGTTACCACCCCTTGATGATGATGGGAAATTAGTTTTAATACCAAAGGAGGTGTTCGATACAAGGGAAAGAAGATTGAGAAATAGAAACATCATAGAGCATCTAGTCAAATGGAAGGGATTACCATTAGAGGATGCAACTTGGGAAGGAGTAGAGATTCTTGAACATCCCAACCTTCATGTCGCcttttcaaaacaattcaaattaatAACTTTTCCTATGGCGgtgag CAATTTTGCTGTTAAAATAGAGTGGAATAAGTGTGTTGGGTCGTGA